A genomic region of Trifolium pratense cultivar HEN17-A07 linkage group LG3, ARS_RC_1.1, whole genome shotgun sequence contains the following coding sequences:
- the LOC123917056 gene encoding cationic amino acid transporter 1-like isoform X4 → MKTPFRLKDRMFTRSKDYMEIVEMKARSSHQMKKTLSWWDLIWFGIGAVVGSGIFVLTGLEAREEAGPAVVLSYVVSGTAALLSVFCYTEFAVEIPVAGGSFAYLRVELGDFVAFIAAGNILLEYVIGAAAVARSWTSYFATLCNKNPDDFRIIVHKMNPDYGHLDPIAVIALIAIAILAIFSTKASSVFNKIATILHLFVIVFIIVVGLINANPENYSSFAPFGTRGIFKASAVLFFAYIGFDAVSTMAEETKNPGRDIPIGLVGSMVIITFIYCLLASTLCLMQNYKTVDINAPFSVAFSSIGWGWAKYIVALGALKGMTTVLLVNVVGASRYLTHISRTHMMPPWFALVHEKTGTPLNATIAMVISTAMVAFFTDLRILSNLLSISTLFIFMLVAVGILVRRYYSTGITTKENQIKLIVCVVLIIGSSCGMSGYRAMSDGWIGWAVTAPLWLLGTGGVWFLVPEVKKPKVWGVPLVPWLPSFSIAINIFLLGSIDKDSYIRFGIWSGILLIYYVLIGLHASYDASKEVESRHCMAQYVDKEIKNVEEECKKLEVGQLAKEEELGTKV, encoded by the exons ATGAAAACACCATTTCGGTTGAAAGATAGAATGTTTACACGTTCTAAAGATTACATGGAGATTGTTGAAATGAAAGCTCGAAGCAGCCATCAAATGAAGAAAACGTTAAGTTGGTGGGATCTtatttggtttggaattggaGCTGTTGTAGGTTCCGGAATTTTCGTTCTTACCGGACTTGAAGCTCGTGAGGAGGCAGGTCCCGCCGTTGTTTTGTCGTATGTTGTCTCTGGTACCGCGGCTTTGCTGTCGGTTTTCTGTTACACCGAATTTGCTGTCGAAATTCCTGTTGCAG GTGGGTCATTTGCATACTTAAGAGTAGAACTAGGAGACTTTGTGGCCTTCATAGCCGCCGGAAACATACTCCTTGAATATGTTATTGGAGCAGCCGCCGTAGCTCGGTCATGGACCTCCTATTTCGCCACCCTTTGCAACAAAAATCCTGACGATTTTCGCATAATAGTCCACAAAATGAACCCTGATTATGGCCATCTTGACCCTATTGCTGTTATAGCCCTCATAGCCATTGCAATCCTTGCGATCTTCAGCACAAAGGCTTCTTCCGTCTTCAACAAAATCGCCACAATTCTCCACTTATTTGTCATTGTCTTCATCATCGTTGTTGGCCTAATCAATGCCAACCCGGAAAACTACTCATCATTTGCGCCTTTTGGTACTCGAGGCATTTTCAAAGCTTCAGCTGTTCTTTTTTTTGCTTACATAGGTTTTGATGCAGTTTCAACTATGGCTGAGGAAACTAAAAACCCTGGAAGAGACATTCCCATTGGACTTGTTGGCTCAATGGTGATTATCacttttatatattgtttactAGCATCAACACTTTGCCTTATGCAGAACTACAAAACCGTCGATATCAACGCGCCTTTTTCAGTTGCATTTAGTTCAATCGGATGGGGATGGGCTAAATACATTGTTGCATTGGGAGCATTAAAAGGAATGACGACCGTTTTGTTGGTTAATGTTGTCGGTGCTTCACGCTATTTAACGCACATTTCTCGTACTCACATGATGCCTCCTTGGTTTGCTCTTGTTCACGAAAAAACCGGGACACCTTTGAATGCTACAATTGCAATGGTTATATCTACAGCTATGGTTGCATTTTTCACAGATCTTCGTATTCTATCAAACTTACTGTCGATCTCaactctttttattttcatgcTTGTGGCAGTTGGGATTTTAGTCCGTCGTTATTATTCAACCGGGATAACTACAAAAGAGAATCAAATTAAGCTAATTGTGTGTGTTGTGTTGATTATTGGATCTTCATGTGGCATGTCTGGTTATAGAGCAATGAGTGATGGTTGGATTGGTTGGGCAGTTACTGCTCCTTTGTGGCTATTAGGAACAGGAGGTGTTTGGTTTCTTGTTCCAGAAGTAAAGAAACCTAAAGTTTGGGGGGTACCTTTAGTTCCATGGTTACCTTCTTTTTCTATTGCTATTAATATATTTCTTCTTGGATCTATTGATAAAGATTCATATATAAGGTTTGGGATATGGTCAGggattttgttgatttattatGTTCTCATTGGGCTACATGCTTCTTATGATGCATCAAAGGAGGTTGAGAGTAGACATTGTATGGCTCAATATGTTGACAAGGAGATTAAAAATGTAGAAGAAGAATGCAAAAAGTTAGAGGTAGGACAATTGGCCAAAGAAGAGGAGTTGGGTACTAAAGTGTAA
- the LOC123917056 gene encoding cationic amino acid transporter 1-like isoform X1 — MLPTKDYDARTTMYLEGKKMEDVTSSSPSVCPVLHDMNLENRSGRNEFFPEDSFKSWGDYGKAFMKTPFRLKDRMFTRSKDYMEIVEMKARSSHQMKKTLSWWDLIWFGIGAVVGSGIFVLTGLEAREEAGPAVVLSYVVSGTAALLSVFCYTEFAVEIPVAGGSFAYLRVELGDFVAFIAAGNILLEYVIGAAAVARSWTSYFATLCNKNPDDFRIIVHKMNPDYGHLDPIAVIALIAIAILAIFSTKASSVFNKIATILHLFVIVFIIVVGLINANPENYSSFAPFGTRGIFKASAVLFFAYIGFDAVSTMAEETKNPGRDIPIGLVGSMVIITFIYCLLASTLCLMQNYKTVDINAPFSVAFSSIGWGWAKYIVALGALKGMTTVLLVNVVGASRYLTHISRTHMMPPWFALVHEKTGTPLNATIAMVISTAMVAFFTDLRILSNLLSISTLFIFMLVAVGILVRRYYSTGITTKENQIKLIVCVVLIIGSSCGMSGYRAMSDGWIGWAVTAPLWLLGTGGVWFLVPEVKKPKVWGVPLVPWLPSFSIAINIFLLGSIDKDSYIRFGIWSGILLIYYVLIGLHASYDASKEVESRHCMAQYVDKEIKNVEEECKKLEVGQLAKEEELGTKV, encoded by the exons ATGTTGCCTACAAAAGACTATGATGCACGTACAACCATGtatttagaaggaaaaaaaatggagGATGTAACTTCTTCATCACCTTCTGTTTGTCCCGTTCTTCAT GACATGAATCTTGAAAACAGATCAGGAAGAAACGAGTTTTTCCCCGAAGATTCATTTAAGAGTTGGGGTGATTATGGAAAAGCGTTTATGAAAACACCATTTCGGTTGAAAGATAGAATGTTTACACGTTCTAAAGATTACATGGAGATTGTTGAAATGAAAGCTCGAAGCAGCCATCAAATGAAGAAAACGTTAAGTTGGTGGGATCTtatttggtttggaattggaGCTGTTGTAGGTTCCGGAATTTTCGTTCTTACCGGACTTGAAGCTCGTGAGGAGGCAGGTCCCGCCGTTGTTTTGTCGTATGTTGTCTCTGGTACCGCGGCTTTGCTGTCGGTTTTCTGTTACACCGAATTTGCTGTCGAAATTCCTGTTGCAG GTGGGTCATTTGCATACTTAAGAGTAGAACTAGGAGACTTTGTGGCCTTCATAGCCGCCGGAAACATACTCCTTGAATATGTTATTGGAGCAGCCGCCGTAGCTCGGTCATGGACCTCCTATTTCGCCACCCTTTGCAACAAAAATCCTGACGATTTTCGCATAATAGTCCACAAAATGAACCCTGATTATGGCCATCTTGACCCTATTGCTGTTATAGCCCTCATAGCCATTGCAATCCTTGCGATCTTCAGCACAAAGGCTTCTTCCGTCTTCAACAAAATCGCCACAATTCTCCACTTATTTGTCATTGTCTTCATCATCGTTGTTGGCCTAATCAATGCCAACCCGGAAAACTACTCATCATTTGCGCCTTTTGGTACTCGAGGCATTTTCAAAGCTTCAGCTGTTCTTTTTTTTGCTTACATAGGTTTTGATGCAGTTTCAACTATGGCTGAGGAAACTAAAAACCCTGGAAGAGACATTCCCATTGGACTTGTTGGCTCAATGGTGATTATCacttttatatattgtttactAGCATCAACACTTTGCCTTATGCAGAACTACAAAACCGTCGATATCAACGCGCCTTTTTCAGTTGCATTTAGTTCAATCGGATGGGGATGGGCTAAATACATTGTTGCATTGGGAGCATTAAAAGGAATGACGACCGTTTTGTTGGTTAATGTTGTCGGTGCTTCACGCTATTTAACGCACATTTCTCGTACTCACATGATGCCTCCTTGGTTTGCTCTTGTTCACGAAAAAACCGGGACACCTTTGAATGCTACAATTGCAATGGTTATATCTACAGCTATGGTTGCATTTTTCACAGATCTTCGTATTCTATCAAACTTACTGTCGATCTCaactctttttattttcatgcTTGTGGCAGTTGGGATTTTAGTCCGTCGTTATTATTCAACCGGGATAACTACAAAAGAGAATCAAATTAAGCTAATTGTGTGTGTTGTGTTGATTATTGGATCTTCATGTGGCATGTCTGGTTATAGAGCAATGAGTGATGGTTGGATTGGTTGGGCAGTTACTGCTCCTTTGTGGCTATTAGGAACAGGAGGTGTTTGGTTTCTTGTTCCAGAAGTAAAGAAACCTAAAGTTTGGGGGGTACCTTTAGTTCCATGGTTACCTTCTTTTTCTATTGCTATTAATATATTTCTTCTTGGATCTATTGATAAAGATTCATATATAAGGTTTGGGATATGGTCAGggattttgttgatttattatGTTCTCATTGGGCTACATGCTTCTTATGATGCATCAAAGGAGGTTGAGAGTAGACATTGTATGGCTCAATATGTTGACAAGGAGATTAAAAATGTAGAAGAAGAATGCAAAAAGTTAGAGGTAGGACAATTGGCCAAAGAAGAGGAGTTGGGTACTAAAGTGTAA
- the LOC123917056 gene encoding cationic amino acid transporter 1-like isoform X3, producing MKQDMNLENRSGRNEFFPEDSFKSWGDYGKAFMKTPFRLKDRMFTRSKDYMEIVEMKARSSHQMKKTLSWWDLIWFGIGAVVGSGIFVLTGLEAREEAGPAVVLSYVVSGTAALLSVFCYTEFAVEIPVAGGSFAYLRVELGDFVAFIAAGNILLEYVIGAAAVARSWTSYFATLCNKNPDDFRIIVHKMNPDYGHLDPIAVIALIAIAILAIFSTKASSVFNKIATILHLFVIVFIIVVGLINANPENYSSFAPFGTRGIFKASAVLFFAYIGFDAVSTMAEETKNPGRDIPIGLVGSMVIITFIYCLLASTLCLMQNYKTVDINAPFSVAFSSIGWGWAKYIVALGALKGMTTVLLVNVVGASRYLTHISRTHMMPPWFALVHEKTGTPLNATIAMVISTAMVAFFTDLRILSNLLSISTLFIFMLVAVGILVRRYYSTGITTKENQIKLIVCVVLIIGSSCGMSGYRAMSDGWIGWAVTAPLWLLGTGGVWFLVPEVKKPKVWGVPLVPWLPSFSIAINIFLLGSIDKDSYIRFGIWSGILLIYYVLIGLHASYDASKEVESRHCMAQYVDKEIKNVEEECKKLEVGQLAKEEELGTKV from the exons atgaAACAGGACATGAATCTTGAAAACAGATCAGGAAGAAACGAGTTTTTCCCCGAAGATTCATTTAAGAGTTGGGGTGATTATGGAAAAGCGTTTATGAAAACACCATTTCGGTTGAAAGATAGAATGTTTACACGTTCTAAAGATTACATGGAGATTGTTGAAATGAAAGCTCGAAGCAGCCATCAAATGAAGAAAACGTTAAGTTGGTGGGATCTtatttggtttggaattggaGCTGTTGTAGGTTCCGGAATTTTCGTTCTTACCGGACTTGAAGCTCGTGAGGAGGCAGGTCCCGCCGTTGTTTTGTCGTATGTTGTCTCTGGTACCGCGGCTTTGCTGTCGGTTTTCTGTTACACCGAATTTGCTGTCGAAATTCCTGTTGCAG GTGGGTCATTTGCATACTTAAGAGTAGAACTAGGAGACTTTGTGGCCTTCATAGCCGCCGGAAACATACTCCTTGAATATGTTATTGGAGCAGCCGCCGTAGCTCGGTCATGGACCTCCTATTTCGCCACCCTTTGCAACAAAAATCCTGACGATTTTCGCATAATAGTCCACAAAATGAACCCTGATTATGGCCATCTTGACCCTATTGCTGTTATAGCCCTCATAGCCATTGCAATCCTTGCGATCTTCAGCACAAAGGCTTCTTCCGTCTTCAACAAAATCGCCACAATTCTCCACTTATTTGTCATTGTCTTCATCATCGTTGTTGGCCTAATCAATGCCAACCCGGAAAACTACTCATCATTTGCGCCTTTTGGTACTCGAGGCATTTTCAAAGCTTCAGCTGTTCTTTTTTTTGCTTACATAGGTTTTGATGCAGTTTCAACTATGGCTGAGGAAACTAAAAACCCTGGAAGAGACATTCCCATTGGACTTGTTGGCTCAATGGTGATTATCacttttatatattgtttactAGCATCAACACTTTGCCTTATGCAGAACTACAAAACCGTCGATATCAACGCGCCTTTTTCAGTTGCATTTAGTTCAATCGGATGGGGATGGGCTAAATACATTGTTGCATTGGGAGCATTAAAAGGAATGACGACCGTTTTGTTGGTTAATGTTGTCGGTGCTTCACGCTATTTAACGCACATTTCTCGTACTCACATGATGCCTCCTTGGTTTGCTCTTGTTCACGAAAAAACCGGGACACCTTTGAATGCTACAATTGCAATGGTTATATCTACAGCTATGGTTGCATTTTTCACAGATCTTCGTATTCTATCAAACTTACTGTCGATCTCaactctttttattttcatgcTTGTGGCAGTTGGGATTTTAGTCCGTCGTTATTATTCAACCGGGATAACTACAAAAGAGAATCAAATTAAGCTAATTGTGTGTGTTGTGTTGATTATTGGATCTTCATGTGGCATGTCTGGTTATAGAGCAATGAGTGATGGTTGGATTGGTTGGGCAGTTACTGCTCCTTTGTGGCTATTAGGAACAGGAGGTGTTTGGTTTCTTGTTCCAGAAGTAAAGAAACCTAAAGTTTGGGGGGTACCTTTAGTTCCATGGTTACCTTCTTTTTCTATTGCTATTAATATATTTCTTCTTGGATCTATTGATAAAGATTCATATATAAGGTTTGGGATATGGTCAGggattttgttgatttattatGTTCTCATTGGGCTACATGCTTCTTATGATGCATCAAAGGAGGTTGAGAGTAGACATTGTATGGCTCAATATGTTGACAAGGAGATTAAAAATGTAGAAGAAGAATGCAAAAAGTTAGAGGTAGGACAATTGGCCAAAGAAGAGGAGTTGGGTACTAAAGTGTAA